In Eupeodes corollae chromosome 3, idEupCoro1.1, whole genome shotgun sequence, a single genomic region encodes these proteins:
- the LOC129950651 gene encoding uncharacterized protein LOC129950651 has protein sequence MPRTRRHEEEEENLSEEGDRANETMVEGSKLDIILENLKKLSASVAELKSETKQSQEEIERLQAKMSTANMVNAVNVPPNANDVLLNTIELQPDASEIPVNAIKNTTSAALTVLPCSPPMSWSHQPATSNNFAPPTMKLHDLPTFSGRPDEWPLFLANYEDSTADFNYNNRQNLQRLQKCLNGPAREAVTSMLINKENVPEIIEELKFRFGRPDILVRNQLQKIQQFPAMKQNKTDQILDYSTQVRNVVALLKASKSEHSLQNSIILEELVGKLPEDKQYEWVKHATTLTKNTTIEDFSKWLCQLARVVCLMPPPSSPPAQTSNSRLKPQTQPRRMLYVNNNASTTGQEGSYPTLTFKCYLCGDNHFISNCSAYSSLSVDDRWQKVKSLHLCFSCLRKGHSTANCRKRKMCGIQECRKYHHTSLHDESSHLRNHSVFADAAAQPLLSCRTISSTSLLFKVLPVTLFGPNGKTEVFAMFDEGSALTILEEEVASTLGLKGRSQPLKLQWYGQNTTTEPSKSISLEIRGEDDPNIYTILNCRTVRNVNLPMQTFNKSEHKHLEFLPLRNYKNARPSILIGLDNIHLGTSSTVVSAGDKKPVAMKTKLGWVACGPTNNIVTSTPTVLMIRHQDELHCLVQEYFAADNFGINPASCILESEDNQTARRTMETTTCRINKRFQTGLLWKKPKPTLPNSFQMAIQRLSGIENKMKHKPDFAQKYKDEMTKYIQKGYARKLQPDEINNSSQPVWYLPHFAVQSPHKPDKIRIVFDAAATVNNLSLNLALLKGPEQAKPLVNILFKFREGIIGVAADIREMFSQIQIRPEDQQAQRFLWRDGDETQPINHYVMVSMIFGAICSPCVAEYVKNLNAQDFQHDYPEAASAIINKHYVDDYVASFNDEKEAIRICKDVVRINNEASFELRNFTSNSKKLQNEMNIKSREMTSTVNMERRSTSEKVLGMFWNTASDTFEFKTKFHSIPKEVLEGSRPPTKRELLGIVMAIYDPYGLLAEFLLYLKILVRDTWKTNIAWDDELPPEAKKRWQKWWTEFQNIHSFHVHRCYSSHLPTARITELHVFVDANQVAFAAAAYLRIIHDDGIDVTFVCGKTRGAPQKIMSIPRLELQAGVLGVRLSKIVIRNHDIKISKITFWTDSKTLLYWIGSTKRNFKAFVAHRISEILTSSEAHQWRWTPTEKNSADVATRANGSPKFVPNSVWITGPEFLKQSEELWPAKIVEPLTTVSDVEEIKPLLLLQSPNGNLLINFKLFSSYQRLQRTMAYVIRATQKFRFVVPIEKTSNCFLTIAELKNAENSLCKIVQKEQYEEEIKLLSSSKPLTKKSSIYTLNPYLDERGILRIQGRLDEALYLPFQARRPILLPPKHPLSMLIMKFYHEKLHHQNSAVVLNEVRQKFWIPHPKMLLKLVRRKCQQCKIDRAEPQTPIMGQLPIDRVTPFVRPFAYTGVDLFGPLNVTIGRRREKRWGVIFTCLTVRAAHLELAENLSTDAFIICLRNFINRRGTPVRIRSDNGTNFIGAQKELKKEQHLFDLDRIESEATSRGIEWIFNCPLNPSSGGCWERSVLIEAENVINSRPLTDISLSTEDEEPLTPNHFLLGCVNSTQTPYPPDEKVCLRKQWKIALNLKDRLWRRWIVEYLPQLLKRPKWNERVRPLQINDFVLVCDPNQPRSLWSKGRVTKVFPAKDGQVRFAEVRTANTCIRRPASSLAVINLDGESQSDSRGEEC, from the coding sequence ATGCCGCGAACGAGGAGACATGAGGAGGAGGAAGAAAATTTGAGTGAGGAAGGGGACAGAGCGAACGAGACAATGGTGGAAGGATCGAAACTGGACATTATTTTGGAAAATCTCAAGAAACTTAGTGCATCGGTAGCCGAACTCAAAAGCGAGACAAAACAAAGCCAAGAAGAGATAGAAAGGCTACAGGCCAAAATGAGTACCGCCAACATGGTCAATGCCGTCAACGTTCCGCCAAATGCTAACGATGTCTTGCTAAATACGATTGAGCTCCAACCAGATGCCAGCGAAATCCCTGTAAATGCAATCAAGAACACAACGTCTGCCGCCTTAACCGTGCTGCCGTGTTCACCGCCAATGTCCTGGAGCCATCAACCAGCAACGAGCAACAACTTCGCACCTCCAACAATGAAACTACACGATTTGCCTACGTTCTCGGGTCGGCCCGATGAGTGGCCTCTTTTTCTCGCCAACTACGAAGACTCAACAGCTGACTTCAATTACAACAATCGTCAAAATTTGCAAAGATTGCAGAAATGCCTCAACGGGCCAGCCCGAGAAGCAGTAACGTCGATGCTTATCAACAAAGAAAATGTTCCAGAGATAATTGAGGAATTGAAGTTTCGATTTGGTAGGCCAGATATTCTCGTAAGGAATCAACTCCAGAAAATTCAACAGTTCCCAGccatgaaacaaaataaaaccgaTCAAATTCTCGATTACTCGACACAAGTTCGCAATGTCGTTGCATTGTTGAAAGCATCCAAGAGTGAACACAGCCTTCAAAACTCAATAATTCTAGAAGAATTAGTTGGGAAGCTGCCCGAAGATAAACAATACGAATGGGTTAAACATGCAACGACTCTTACGAAAAATACAACAATCGAAGACTTCTCAAAATGGCTATGTCAACTAGCCAGAGTTGTATGTCTGATGCCACCGCCGTCAAGCCCACCTGCACAAACTTCCAATTCTAGATTGAAACCACAAACTCAACCCCGTCGGATGCTTTACGTGAACAACAATGCCAGTACCACAGGGCAAGAAGGATCATATCCAACATTGACGTTCAAGTGTTACTTGTGTGGAGACAATCATTTCATTTCGAATTGCAGTGCCTACAGTTCTTTAAGTGTAGACGATCGGTGGCAAAAGGTAAAGTCCTTGCATTTGTGCTTTTCTTGTCTGCGTAAAGGTCATAGTACTGCAAACTGCCGAAAGAGAAAAATGTGTGGAATACAAGAGTGTCGAAAATATCATCACACAAGTCTACACGATGAGTCTTCACATTTAAGAAACCACTCCGTCTTCGCTGACGCCGCTGCCCAGCCATTGCTAAGTTGCCGAACTATAAGCTCCACGAGTCTTCTGTTTAAAGTCTTACCTGTAACGCTTTTTGGTCCAAATGGAAAAACAGAAGTTTTCGCTATGTTCGATGAGGGATCTGCTCTGACAATCCTGGAGGAAGAAGTCGCTTCTACACTAGGACTAAAAGGAAGATCGCAGCCGTTAAAACTACAATGGTATGGACAAAACACCACTACAGAACCGTCAAAAAGTATAAGCCTAGAGATTCGGGGTGAAGATGATCCAAATATCTACACCATTTTAAACTGCCGCACAGTGCGCAATGTCAACTTGCCCATGCAGACGTTCAACAAATCGGAGCACAAACATTTGGAGTTTCTTCcattaagaaattataaaaacgcCCGACCATCTATTCTCATCGGACTGGACAACATTCATCTCGGTACATCTTCTACAGTAGTCTCAGCTGGAGATAAAAAACCTGTGGCTATGAAGACGAAACTTGGATGGGTCGCATGTGGACCAACCAACAACATTGTGACGTCAACACCAACAGTTCTAATGATTCGACATCAGGACGAATTGCACTGCCTAGTTCAAGAATATTTTGCCGCCGACAATTTTGGAATCAATCCGGCATCTTGTATCCTTGAATCTGAAGACAACCAAACAGCCCGTCGGACGATGGAAACAACAACTTGTCGAATTAATAAACGTTTTCAGACCGGCCTTCTATGGAAGAAGCCGAAACCGACCCTCCCAAACAGTTTTCAAATGGCCATTCAACGTTTATCTggaatagaaaacaaaatgaaacataAGCCCGACTTCGCCCAAAAATATAAAGACGAGATGACCAAATATATCCAAAAGGGATATGCAAGAAAACTTCAGCCAGACGAGATAAATAATTCATCTCAGCCAGTGTGGTATTTACCCCACTTTGCTGTTCAAAGCCCACACAAACCAGATAAAATCAGGATTGTTTTCGATGCCGCTGCCACAGTGAATAATTTAAGCCTTAATTTAGCACTGTTAAAAGGACCCGAACAAGCCAAACCGCTAGTAAATATACTATTTAAATTTCGAGAAGGTATAATAGGGGTAGCTGCTGATATACGCGAAATGTTTTCGCAAATACAAATACGCCCTGAGGATCAACAAGCACAGAGATTCTTGTGGCGAGATGGGGATGAGACACAGCCTATCAATCACTATGTGATGGTGTCCATGATCTTTGGAGCGATTTGCTCGCCATGTGTCGCAGAATATGTCAAGAATCTGAATGCGCAAGACTTTCAACACGACTATCCAGAGGCCGCTTCAGCCATTATCAACAAGCACTACGTTGACGATTACGTTGCAAGCTTTAATGATGAAAAAGAAGCCATAAGAATTTGTAAAGACGTAGTCCGCATCAACAACGAAGCTAGTTTTGAGCTCAGGAATTTTACATCAAACtcgaaaaaacttcaaaacgaGATGAACATCAAATCAAGAGAAATGACAAGCACTGTTAATATGGAACGCCGGTCCACGTCGGAGAAAGTACTGGGGATGTTTTGGAATACTGCCTCGGATACTTTtgaatttaagacaaaatttcatAGCATACCAAAAGAGGTCCTAGAAGGCAGCCGCCCACCAACAAAACGTGAATTGCTTGGTATAGTCATGGCTATATATGATCCATATGGACTGTTAGCAGAGTTCctcctatatttaaaaatactggTCAGAgacacttggaaaactaacATTGCCTGGGATGATGAGCTGCCTCCAGAGGCCAAAAAACGATGGCAAAAATGGTGGACAGAATTCCAAAACATTCATTCTTTCCACGTCCACCGATGTTATTCATCACATCTACCCACAGCAAGAATTACTGAACTTCACGTTTTCGTGGATGCAAACCAAGTTGCATTCGCTGCCGCAGCATACTTGCGAATAATCCATGACGATGGAATAGATGTTACCTTTGTTTGTGGTAAAACGCGCGGTGCTCCTCAAAAAATTATGTCCATCCCTCGGCTGGAACTCCAAGCAGGAGTACTTGGAGTACGATTGAGTAAAATTGTAATTCGGAATCACGACATCAAAATTTCTAAGATAACTTTCTGGACCGACTCGAAAACGTTACTATATTGGATTGGATCAACCAAACGAAATTTCAAAGCGTTTGTGGCTCACCGTATCAGTGAAATACTAACTTCATCGGAGGCACACCAATGGCGATGGACACCAACTGAAAAGAACAGCGCAGATGTAGCCACTCGAGCAAACGGTTCGCCAAAATTCGTTCCAAACAGTGTTTGGATCACTGGTCCTGAATTTTTGAAGCAGTCCGAAGAATTATGGCCAGCCAAAATAGTTGAACCGCTTACAACAGTCAGCGATGTCGAAGAAATCAAGCCATTGCTGCTGCTTCAGTCCCCGAATGGTAATTtactaataaattttaaactctttTCATCCTACCAGAGACTTCAAAGAACGATGGCATATGTCATTCGTGCCACACAAAAATTCCGCTTTGTTGTGCCCATTGAAAAGACGTCCAATTGTTTTCTTACAATTGCCGAACTCAAGAACGCCGAAAACAGTCTCTGTAAAATCGTCCAGAAGGAGCAATacgaagaagaaattaaattgcTGTCGTCATCGAAGCCGTTGACCAAGAAAAGTTCCATCTACACACTAAATCCGTATCTAGATGAAAGGGGTATATTAAGAATTCAAGGTCGACTCGATGAGGCCCTCTACCTGCCATTCCAAGCCAGACGTCCAATTTTACTGCCACCAAAGCATCCATTGTCAATGCTCATCATGAAATTTTATCATGAGAAGTTACATCATCAAAATTCAGCTGTTGTCCTGAATGAAGTCCGACAAAAATTCTGGATCCCCCACCCCAAGATGCTTCTGAAATTGGTAAGACGAAAATGCCAACAGTGTAAAATCGATAGAGCCGAACCTCAAACGCCAATTATGGGTCAACTGCCAATCGACCGTGTAACTCCTTTCGTCCGCCCATTTGCTTACACTGGCGTTGATCTTTTTGGCCCTCTAAATGTTACAATTGGTCGCCGGAGAGAAAAGAGATGGGGAGTCATCTTTACTTGCCTCACTGTACGTGCTGCGCACCTCGAGCTAGCCGAAAATTTATCCACAGACGCTTTCATCATATGTCTTCGGAATTTTATTAATCGGAGAGGAACACCAGTCAGAATCAGGAGTGATAATGGGACTAACTTTATCGGGGCTCAAAAAGAGTTGAAGAAAGAACAACATTTATTCGATCTGGATCGAATTGAAAGTGAAGCCACCAGTAGAGGGATAGAATGGATTTTTAATTGCCCATTGAACCCAAGTTCCGGAGGCTGTTGGGAGAGAAGTGTCCTGATCGAAGCTGAAAATGTGATTAATTCACGCCCACTCACTGACATATCACTTTCCACAGAAGATGAGGAACCGTTGACTCCAAACCATTTCCTTCTGGGGTGTGTCAATTCTACCCAGACACCATATCCGCCTGATGAAAAGGTTTGCCTTAGGAAACAGTGGAAAATTGCTCTTAACCTAAAAGACCGCTTGTGGAGAAGATGGATTGTCGAGTATCTGCCTCAACTCTTGAAAAGACCAAAATGGAACGAAAGGGTACGCCCGCTACAGATCAACGACTTCGTGTTGGTATGCGATCCAAATCAGCCGCGCAGCCTGTGGAGTAAAGGTCGTGTCACAAAAGTGTTCCCAGCCAAGGACGGACAAGTACGATTTGCGGAAGTTCGGACTGCCAATACATGCATTCGTCGACCAGCCTCAAGCCTAGCTGTCATAAACTTGGATGGTGAATCCCAGAGCGATTCACGGGGGGAGGAATGTTAG